One part of the Eucalyptus grandis isolate ANBG69807.140 chromosome 10, ASM1654582v1, whole genome shotgun sequence genome encodes these proteins:
- the LOC104422715 gene encoding AAA-ATPase At3g50940, with translation MAATPSPPDFKNAVAAARAVMSAAASVTAAVVVVQSAVHTIVPRRFRGFLLSRIRGFLGRVSDEMTMVIKEYDGFVQNELFEAAQVFLAAKQSPSTRRIRVTKPRKETHFTLAIDRNQAVVDTFRGVELKWVFASRQVDSGHRVHQGRSSTAQHEVQYFELTFCKKHKEMVLESYLPLVIGEAKSIKQGKKTLKLHTPSFGRVYGGPLSDAWASVNLDHPATFETLAMDLELKKTIVDDLERFVRRKEYYRRVGKAWKRGYLLYGPPGTGKSSLVAAMANYLNFDIYDLELSGLRSDSELRRLLVATGNQSILVVEDIDCTIMLQDRTSQIRAASVNTMPIGYPQEDRGTLSGFLNFTDGLWSSCGDERIIVFTTNHKEKLDPALLRPGRMDVHIHMSYCTPCGFRLLASNYLRIDSHELFDQIESSITTARVTPAEVAEQLMKSDEPEVALRDMVSFLVNHKRKENEEVVEEEVCYCQLIRENGGSGKENGNCELVDK, from the exons ATGGCCGCGACCCCTTCCCCGCCCGACTTCAAGAACGCCGTCGCGGCGGCCAGGGCGGTTATGTCCGCCGCGGCCTCCGTGACGGCCGCCGTGGTGGTGGTGCAGTCGGCGGTCCACACGATCGTCCCCCGCAGGTTCCGGGGCTTCCTTCTCTCCAGGATCCGGGGCTTCCTGGGTCGCGTCTCCGACGAGATGACCATGGTCATCAAGGAGTACGACGGGTTCGTCCAGAACGAGCTCTTCGAGGCGGCCCAGGTCTTCTTGGCCGCCAAGCAATCCCCCTCGACGCGGCGCATCCGGGTCACCAAGCCCAGGAAGGAGACCCACTTCACCCTGGCTATCGACCGGAATCAAGCGGTGGTGGATACGTTCCGGGGGGTCGAGCTCAAGTGGGTGTTTGCGTCGAGGCAGGTCGACTCGGGCCACCGGGTTCATCAGGGCCGGAGCTCGACCGCTCAACACGAAGTTCAGTACTTCGAGCTCACCTTTTGCAAGAAGCACAAGGAGATGGTGCTCGAATCCTATCTGCCCTTGGTCATCGGCGAGGCCAAATCCATTAAGCAGGGGAAGAAGACGCTGAAGCTACACACGCCGAGCTTCGGCCGCGTCTACGGCG GTCCTCTCTCAGATGCGTGGGCCTCGGTGAACCTCGACCACCCAGCGACGTTCGAGACGCTGGCGATGGACCTAGAGCTCAAGAAGACGATAGTAGACGATCTCGAGAGGTTCGTGAGGAGGAAGGAGTACTACAGGAGAGTCGGCAAGGCGTGGAAAAGAGGGTACTTGCTGTACGGACCCCCTGGCACGGGGAAATCCAGCCTGGTCGCGGCGATGGCCAATTACCTGAACTTCGACATTTACGACTTAGAGCTGAGCGGGCTCCGGAGCGACTCGGAGCTCAGGAGGCTGCTCGTTGCCACCGGGAATCAGTCCATATTGGTGGTCGAGGACATCGATTGCACCATTATGTTGCAAGATAGGACGTCCCAAATCCGAGCGGCGAGCGTGAATACTATGCCAATCGGTTATCCGCAAGAAGATCga GGAACATTGTCTGGATTCCTCAATTTCACTGACGGACTTTGGTCGAGCTGCGGCGATGAACGGATCATAGTCTTCACTACGAATCACAAGGAGAAATTAGACCCAGCGTTGCTACGCCCAGGGCGCATGGATGTGCACATTCACATGTCCTATTGCACCCCATGTGGGTTCAGGCTTCTTGCTTCTAATTATCTCAGGATCGATAGTCATGAGCTCTTTGATCAGATCGAGAGTTCGATCACGACAGCTAGAGTCACTCCAGCCGAAGTAGCCGAGCAGTTAATGAAGAGCGACGAACCAGAGGTCGCTCTCCGGGACATGGTTTCTTTCCTCGTTAATcacaagaggaaagaaaatgaagaagtcgTTGAGGAGGAAGTTTGTTACTGCCAATTGATTAGAGAAAATGGAGGGAGTGGAAAGGAGAACGGAAATTGCGAACTAgttgacaaataa
- the LOC104422714 gene encoding LOW QUALITY PROTEIN: protein NUCLEAR FUSION DEFECTIVE 4 (The sequence of the model RefSeq protein was modified relative to this genomic sequence to represent the inferred CDS: inserted 1 base in 1 codon), producing the protein MCLLIFIGTNGETYFNTVALVSCVQNFPKXRGPVVGILKGFAGLGGAILTQIYAMIHSPDHANLIFMIAVGPAMVIIALMFIIRPVGGHRQVRPSDGLSFTFIYSICLLLAAYLMGVMVVEDLVDLNQTVITIFTAILFVLLLLPIVVPVSLSFFLDSRAPIQEPLLPEPQKQETSKSEQDGHEVIFSEVEDEKPKEVDLLPAQERQKRIAQLQSKLFQAAAEGAVRVKRRKGPHRGEDFTLTQALIKADFWLIFFSLLLGSGSGLTVIDNLGQLSQSLGYDNTHIFVSMISIWNFLGRVGGGYFSEIIVKNHAYPRPAAMAAAQFIMAIGHVFFAMGWPGAMHIGTLLIGLGYGAHWAIMPAVASELFGLKKFGALYNFLTLANPAGSLVLSGVIASSIYDYEAEKQAHHHIHHHHPQSWGSIFSAVLAVDEPLKCEGSICFFLTSMIMSGLCIIAVILSMILVYRTKIVYAHLYGKSRT; encoded by the exons ATGTGCCTTCTTATCTTCATTGGAACCAATGGTGAGACCTACTTCAATACGGTAGCTCTGGTTTCCTGCGTGCAAAATTTCCCAA GCCGGGGTCCTGTCGTGGGCATCCTGAAAGGCTTTGCCGGGCTTGGTGGTGCTATTTTGACACAAATTTATGCAATGATCCATTCCCCCGATCATGCAAATCTCATATTCATGATTGCTGTTGGTCCAGCAATGGTCATAATTGCCCTGATGTTCATCATCCGACCAGTTGGAGGTCATAGGCAAGTACGGCCATCTGATGGACTCAGTTTTACATTTATCTATAGCATATGCCTTCTATTGGCAGCATACTTGATGGGGGTCATGGTCGTggaagatctagttgatttgaATCAGACAGTGATCACGATTTTTACGGCAATTCTATTTGTGCTGCTTCTGCTACCGATAGTGGTACCAGTTTCATTGAGTTTCTTCTTAGACTCAAGGGCACCAATTCAAGAACCTCTTCTGCCTGAAccacagaaacaagaaacaagcaAATCTGAGCAGGATGGACATGAGGTCATATTCAGTGAAGTCGAAGATGAAAAGCCAAAGGAGGTGGACCTGCTTCCAGCACAAGAGAGGCAAAAGCGAATAGCGCAGTTGCAGTCAAAACTGTTCCAAGCCGCCGCCGAAGGTGCGGTGAGAGTAAAGAGGAGGAAGGGCCCACATCGAGGAGAGGACTTCACTCTGACACAGGCTTTAATTAAGGCAGACTTTTGGCTTATCTTTTTCTCACTTCTACTGGGTTCTGGTTCTGGACTGACAGTTATCGATAATCTGGGCCAGCTGAGCCAATCTCTGGGGTACGATAATACGCATATATTTGTGTCCATGATCAGCATTTGGAACTTCCTGGGCCGTGTTGGCGGAGGCTACTTTTCTGAAATCATTGTAAA GAATCATGCTTATCCAAGGCCAGCAGCAATGGCTGCGGCGCAATTCATTATGGCTATTGGGCATGTTTTCTTTGCCATGGGATGGCCCGGGGCAATGCACATTGGCACCCTCTTGATCGGGCTTGGTTATGGGGCTCATTGGGCGATTATGCCTGCTGTGGCCTCAGAGTTGTTCGGGTTGAAGAAATTTGGTGCTTTATACAACTTCCTTACTTTGGCTAACCCTGCGGGTTCGCTAGTCCTCTCTGGTGTAATTGCAAGTAGTATATATGATTATGAAGCAGAGAAGCAAGCGCATCATCACATTCACCATCATCATCCGCAAAGCTGGGGGTCGATATTTTCAGCCGTGCTTGCTGTGGATGAACCGCTGAAATGCGAAGGTTCTATATGCTTTTTCCTGACGTCAATGATTATGTCAGGACTCTGCATCATCGCGGTGATCTTGAGCATGATCCTTGTCTACCGTACTAAAATTGTTTATGCCCATCTCTATGGAAAATCTCGCACTTGA